ATTGAGCCTAATGATTGAATGAAAACTATACAGATTGCACCAGCCACACAAATGTTTATTAAATCGCTCAAAATTTTTGCTTTACCGAATTTTAAATTGAATTTTTCACTAATTGCATAAGTTAACGCATCATACGGCATTAATGGCAGTTTCGCTGTTGTATAGCCCATTAAACCGACCGCTATAACAAATAAACTAACAATCAAATATACACTTCGAGCAAGGAGAGTTTCAGGTGCAGGGAAAAGTTGTACAAGGAAGAGTGTTGCATCCATGAAAAACCCAAATAAAAACGAAATAATGAATTGACTCACAAATTCATTTAACTCCATGCGTTTACTTAATATCACTTGAATAATAATGTATAAAACATTTGCAAGCGCCATTGTCACACCAACCGATAAACCAATCGTTAGCGTACTTGCATATGCTAATGATGACACAGGCGATACACCAAATCCTGCTTGAATCGACATGCTAATGCCAATCGACATAAAAAATAACCCGAGCACGTATAAGATGATGCGCTTCAAGGTTCTGTTCCAATGATTCATAGTATCTCTCACTTTCTAGTTAATATTATCAATATAAAGACTATAGCTATAGAATTAAATATAACGTCAAATTCGACATATGAAAAATATATATATGATAAACTAATCATATCAAAAAACATATGACGGAGAGATACAATGGATTTCAGGCAATTATATTACTTTAAAGAAATTGTGAAACAAGGAAGCATTTCTAAAGCAGCAGAAGTGCTCCATATCGCGCAGCCCCCACTTAGCCAATTATTAAAAAAGCTTGAAACTGATCTTGGCACAACTTTAATTCATCGATATCGTCAAAAATGGGAGCTTACAGCAACAGGTGAAATACTATACCAATATGCCAATCAAATGTTAATACAAATTCAAGATGTAAAGCAGCAAATTCAAGAAATTGAACAAGGTATAGGAGGAACAGTAAGTATCGGTGTATCATCTGCATGTTCGAATATGCTCATTGACTATGTTAGTACGTTTAGAACACAATACCCTAATGTTAAAATAAACATAGTAACGGGAAATTCAGAAGAATTATTAAAAAGACTAGAACAAAGAGAAATTGATGTTGCCTTACTTTTAAGATTGGGCAATAGTGAACAATATGAGATGAAAATATTAAAAAAACAACCAACCGCTGTGATTATTCCATCAAGTTGGGCAACATCGTTTTCATCACAGCATGTGACGATTGAACAGATTGCCCAGTTCCCATTCATTATGCTAGGAGCAATGGAAGGACTCTCCTTCAATGAAGACCTTTTCAAAGTGTTTGATGAACATCAAGTCAAGCCAAATATCATTATCGAGTGTAAAGATATAAGGATGGTTGTAGCACTTGTTAGTAGAGGACTAGGATTATCCGTTATTCCAAGAATGGATTACACATCATCATTTTTAGAACATACAACGCTTTTTGAATTGAAACAATTTGATTTTCATTTAGAGCCTGTAATAGTAAAGTTAAAAGACCAAAGAATTTCCAAAGTAGCATCTCAATTTTGGGAAATGGTTGATTAGGAGATATGAACAAAGCAAAAATAGCCTTCAATCAAGTAATATAGACATCTTACGAAAAATTGAGCCGGGATAAAAAAATTCTTTACTTGAGGAAATTTCAAAACTGACTGTAGCTATATAAATAAAAGATAAAAAAGTTCTTTACTAATTTGAAAAACGCAGTAATTATACTACTTATTAGTAAAGAACTTTTTATACAAGGACATAAGTGGTTTCAACATATAAAAAAGCTCTTTCCCGAGTGAAATGTTCTGTATTAGGTTTGAAAATATAGATAGAAAAAAGCATGACAATTTTAAGTCATGCTTTTTTATTTTATAATTACAGAGTTTTGTATACTGGCACTAAAATTTATTTGAAATAATTGTTTGAAAAGATGCTATTAAATTGGACGTTTATATCATTTTGATCATTTCTTTTATATAAAGGAAAAATAAGAAATTAGAAAATGGAAACAAGCAATGAAGAGAACAACTGAAAGTAGCTTACACAGATGTTTATAAAAAGTTATAGAGCATTTCTTTGAATGAGGAATGCTTTTTGTTTTTGCTTGGAACGAAAATATACAACAAAAATATTATCTAAAATAATAATAATTTATTGCAAAACGATAAAATTTATATTAAAATCAAAATCAGAATAAATAAGTGTGGTTCTTTTTATGGAAAAGGTAACAACGTTATTTTTAAAATTAGAGGAGGTATAAATATGGACATTAACAATTTGATTATTGAAAATATGGATAACCCTCATGAGTTGGAGAGAA
This Bacillus mycoides DNA region includes the following protein-coding sequences:
- a CDS encoding LysR family transcriptional regulator yields the protein MDFRQLYYFKEIVKQGSISKAAEVLHIAQPPLSQLLKKLETDLGTTLIHRYRQKWELTATGEILYQYANQMLIQIQDVKQQIQEIEQGIGGTVSIGVSSACSNMLIDYVSTFRTQYPNVKINIVTGNSEELLKRLEQREIDVALLLRLGNSEQYEMKILKKQPTAVIIPSSWATSFSSQHVTIEQIAQFPFIMLGAMEGLSFNEDLFKVFDEHQVKPNIIIECKDIRMVVALVSRGLGLSVIPRMDYTSSFLEHTTLFELKQFDFHLEPVIVKLKDQRISKVASQFWEMVD
- a CDS encoding YczE/YyaS/YitT family protein, translated to MNHWNRTLKRIILYVLGLFFMSIGISMSIQAGFGVSPVSSLAYASTLTIGLSVGVTMALANVLYIIIQVILSKRMELNEFVSQFIISFLFGFFMDATLFLVQLFPAPETLLARSVYLIVSLFVIAVGLMGYTTAKLPLMPYDALTYAISEKFNLKFGKAKILSDLINICVAGAICIVFIQSLGSIGIGTLIAAYFIGKILGWMIPYYQPTLQQWVFKTEKAA